From a region of the Calliphora vicina chromosome 4, idCalVici1.1, whole genome shotgun sequence genome:
- the LOC135957257 gene encoding uncharacterized protein LOC135957257, which produces MKYPQLVSPRAVNAISDWLVSRLEQLGVESPQIYTRLLLSLLQSSVQVNDPIEFSNLEAFFANRKGGHKRFHLPSDTETLKKLNAVQCLREIVSNEQETATIEQLVDELCEKLKDIERQTQNLSDEERFLIETHLNTDSLLQTQTNTTQLQHPSSSNSNNHIRHNHHSHPQQISQIHSNSHNTALNNDSKRHHHVVATTSDALNDLDNDPKKRYFRAFPALSKEMEDSFRIWRRNAKSLTWPVVGRSIVGDNNCNNNNNNNSSASLSSSSASSIISSSNFGANSSVSVDKSVVDKKLKGVELGGGHYQHHQQLENKVSATDISGSGNIGGSDVKQQQHQGAVAAAASVKKKSKRRRNQALCKGKTIQNIRKLSVGTTSNSVGGNKYHHYAHHRNSSPAWDTDFKGCWEMGPDLIKEFLSRQNGGSKRNRCSSDTMDHEEHNVANILNEIPPQEDDNKTIMQRYIDLSFCCDDDEDDIDDNDDETHHQYTEEGVDYVDEDYDDTTLASVSELAMDSLNPNPRRLYQREGHTQKSLLTFSNIDLENTSDSVDPLDFQQLKAKFNSSVEALWKNTEPTTTQRTQQQPSTNQLADNSLKQDNDALGGVISSAFYATTSLNALAPFKKDLWNFWSNINQQQHCDQMNNNKLSTTASTSSMITTTRLDDSSASSGAGADIANSSDYFSMPSNLDDFDKSVGGVRRTNEAGASLGAHTPSINVFLQNSIWSTSRDCVDAIGTTSAAAVADTDESFLFKVWQSNKKLSQLDVGNTSNGEKIPTLVADNDVGIVNNEFINSQESSTSMNNPNLGANLQFPPFQSLKWSEGINAGPAYTSLLPHANNEIDNTPSLRADNNLAGFTSLANISGATWEAPAYGQNAQPDLKSWCASNPMSLTEMYGNDVCDSIVNQASADGHELGQSEVAMGPAVTLANHCASTSGFVAYSRIKQCGLVQPQTKPLQSANATRLPKDYFRGGEEENLLNSERTHFHPIESFGDGHTFNISNALDAIEFERTESGLMRYDSEEYLEYTRNDTYIADEEVATSSTNLLKYGLMENEEKEEDFVIKFRVKRTGEIACQTEEQDFQLAAAKMAELPTTSALSDDGPVDFPSSLEVTNMFNNTFSLSRQANNEAIMEAVTKAVAAAAKAAAENHLNAGHFCWLPNTNLNTVTAATSTNSMETNPIWLPELDNSICDEVDFCKIDTAVRGQKQPQLAQNWSMQEVEKQCHQRRCLPQQQQQQQQQQEIKGKFPSSIDIDRSEENSLDNTSLHTLWGMCAVCNSCEYGKSMPANRLLRDELQLEADEIMSDLRYMQDLYIGESDILTETIGDTEDTLYGGNINKAININSMKNPWNMDIKESDGPQQQDPEQVSMLQKVNQLIEDLLKPENTAKLPKETVEYDNIIKASELGNTWNLPAEHSPSHTKNLWQFSEDEDNNIWQHKPVIETFEGYAKEKDETFMKPMKLLKQVGGSLSEDAEYMETLNWEHDNLAKIWRQTTIPTAAQIEEAFMKSKQNEMANNIINENLLKEQQQEYSLEGSQKLVEEKNLKNLQNTSAVTPPSTLTGNTYKRVQQFLNNTAAAKLKLAANRKRRHSASQNFYQQQHLQYSGGNNNNNNNNNNNNDNITDLNAYKLKLNDTLKQAKEQQQQQEVLPYNNSNTTTTNNTITSNVNLDEQPTKQTIITCKYWTTATNGTQSSLDSAAAAMMLLAAATNANNANEMLTNATATANTYDQEDVMLEENIFGNTFSCLIDKNASILKHVTMMTRPLTR; this is translated from the exons ATGAAGTATCCTCAACTAGTATCGCCTCGAGCCGTGAACGCCATCTCTGATTGGTTAGTGTCACGTTTGGAGCAATTAGGCGTTGAATCACCACAGATCTATACAAGACTTCTGCTATCTCTCTTACAATCGTCAGTTCAAGTAAACGATCCAATTGAATTCAGCAACTTGGAA GCATTTTTCGCCAATCGCAAGGGAGGTCACAAACGTTTTCATTTGCCCTCTGATACTGAGAcgttaaaaaaactaaatgctgTACAGTGTTTAAGAGAAATTGTATCTAATGAACAGGAG actGCTACCATTGAACAACTGGTTGATGAATTGTGTGAAAAATTAAAGGATATTGAAAgacaaacacaaaatttaagcGATGAAGAACGTTTTCTAATTGAGACTCATCTCAATACTGATTCACTTTTGCAAACACAAACGAATACAACACAATTACAACATCCCAGCAGTAGCAACAGCAATAATCACATACGTCATAATCATCATTCTCATCCACAACAAATTTCGCAAATTCATAGCAATTCTCACAACACTGCTTTAAATAACGATTCAAAACGTCATCATCATGTGGTTGCAACAACATCGGATGCTTTAAATGATTTAGATAACGATCCGAAAAAGCGTTATTTTCGCGCCTTTCCAGCCTTGTCAAAGGAAATGGAAGATTCTTTTCGCATCTGGCGTCGTAATGCAAAATCTTTAACTTGGCCCGTTGTAGGACGTTCAATTGTTGGtgataataattgtaataacaataataataataattcctCTGCATCGTTGTCATCAAGTAGTGCTAGTTCAATAATATCGTCTTCAAATTTTGGTGCAAATAGTAGTGTATCAGTGGATAAAAGTGTAGTAGACAAGAAATTGAAGGGTGTAGAACTGGGTGGTGGTCATTATCAGCATCATCAGCAGTTGGAAAATAAAGTGAGTGCAACAGATATTTCTGGTAGTGGTAATATTGGTGGTAGCGacgtaaaacaacaacaacatcaaggagcagtagcagcagcagcaagtGTTAAAAAGAAATCTAAACGTCGCCGTAATCAAG CTCTGTGCAAAGGTAAAACTATACAAAACATACGCAAACTATCCGTTGGTACTACATCTAATTCAGTTGGTGGTAATAAATATCATCACTACGCCCATCATCGTAACTCCTCGCCCGCTTGGGATACAGATTTTAAAGGTTGCTGGGAAATGGGTCCCGATTTAATTAAAGAGTTTTTGAGTCGTCAGAACGGCGGCAGCAAACGTAATCGTTGCAGTTCCGATACTATGGATCACGAAGAGCATAACGTAGCAAACATTCTGAATGAAATTCCGCCACAGGAAGATGATAATAAAACCATAATGCAACGTTACATAGATTTGTCGTTCTGTTGTGATGATGATGAAGACGACATCGACGATAATGATGATGAGACTCATCATCAGTACACCGAAGAGGGTGTAGACTATGTTGATGAAGATTATGATGACACAACATTGGCCTCGGTATCCGAATTGGCTATGGACAGTCTGAATCCAAATCCAAGACGTTTGTATCAACGTGAGGGGCATACACAAAAATCATTGTTGACCTTTAGTAATATTGATTTGGAAAATACATCCGATTCTGTGGATCCCTTAGATTTTCAACAACTTAAAGCCAAATTCAATAGCAGTGTAGAGGCTTTGTGGAAAAATACCGAGCCCACAACCACCCAAAGAACTCAGCAACAGCCTTCGACCAACCAATTAGCGGATAACTCATTGAAACAAGACAATGATGCTCTAGGTGGCGTTATATCATCAGCCTTCTATGCCACAACATCGCTTAATGCTTTGGCTCCATTCAAAAAGGACTTGTGGAATTTCTGGTCCAACATCAATCAGCAACAACACTGCGATCAgatgaataataataaattatcaaCTACGGCTTCAACATCATCCATGATTACGACAACACGTTTAGATGATAGTAGCGCTAGCTCTGGCGCTGGCGCCGATATTGCTAATTCAAGTGATTATTTCTCAATGCCCAGTAATTTGGATGATTTTGATAAGTCTGTGGGTGGTGTACGTCGTACAAATGAAGCTGGTGCTTCGCTGGGAGCACACACTCCCTCGATCAATGTGTTTTTACAGAATTCCATATGGTCAACATCGCGTGATTGTGTTGATGCCATTGGTACAACATCGGCTGCGGCTGTGGCCGACACTGACGAAAGCTTTCTATTTAAAGTATGGCAATCGAATAAGAAATTAAGTCAACTCGATGTAGGCAATACATCAAATGGTGAAAAG ATTCCCACCTTAGTGGCCGATAATGACGTTGGCATTGTCAACAATGAATTCATAAATTCTCAAGAGTCTTCTACTTCGATGAATAATCCAAATTTAGGTGCTAATCTACAATTTCCACCCTTCCAAAGTTTAAAATGGTCGGAAGGCATTAATGCCGGTCCCGCCTACACTAGTCTACTACCACATGCCAACAATGAAATCGATAACACGCCCTCTCTAAGGGCTGATAATAATTTGGCTGGCTTCACTTCGTTGGCCAACATTAGTGGTGCCACTTGGGAAGCTCCCGCTTATGGACAGAATGCACAACCAGATTTAAAGTCGTGGTGTGCTTCCAATCCCATGTCTCTCACTGAAATGTATGGCAATGATGTGTGCGACAGCATTGTGAATCAAGCGTCCGCAGATGGCCATGAACTGGGACAATCTGAAGTGGCCATGGGACCAGCTGTAACTTTAGCCAATCATTGTGCTAGTACTAGTGGCTTTGTGGCCTACAGTCGCATTAAACAATGCGGCCTAGTGCAACCCCAAACCAAACCCTTGCAAAGTGCAAACGCCACACGTTTACCAAAGGATTACTTTAGAGGTGGCGAGGAGGAGAATCTCTTGAACTCAGAACGTACCCACTTTCATCCAATTGAAAGCTTTGGCGATGGTCATACTTTTAATATAAGCAATGCTTTGGATGCCATTGAATTTGAACGTACTGAAAGTGGTTTAATGCGTTACGATTCCGAGGAATATTTAGAGTATACTCGCAATGATACCTACATTGCTGACGAAGAAGTGGCCACTAGTTCCACAAATCTATTGAAATATGGCCTGATGGAAAATGAGGAGAAGGAGGaagattttgttattaaattccGTGTAAAACGTACAGGTGAAATAGCTTGCCAAACAGAGGAGCAAGATTTCCAATTGGCGGCCGCCAAAATGGCTGAATTGCCAACAACTTCGGCACTCAGTGATGATGGCCCGGTGGATTTTCCATCTTCGTTGGAGGTAACCAATAtgtttaataatacattttctTTAAGCCGCCAGGCTAACAATGAAGCCATTATGGAAGCTGTTACCAAAGCCGTGGCAGCTGCAGCCAAAGCAGCTgccgaaaatcatttaaatgccGGCCATTTCTGTTGGTTGCCCAACACAAATCTGAATACTGTTACCGCAGCCACCAGCACTAATAGCATGGAAACTAATCCAATTTGGTTGCCGGAATTAGATAATTCCATTTGCGATGAAgtagatttttgtaaaatagacACTGCTGTAAGAGGACAAAAGCAGCCACAATTGGCCCAAAACTGGTCTATGCAGGAGGTAGAAAAACAATGCCATCAAAGACGTTGTTTGCcccagcaacagcaacaacaacagcagcagcaagaaATTAAGGGCAAATTCCCATCTTCTATAGATATAGACAGAAGTGAAGAAAACTCTCTGGATAACACCTCCTTGCACACTTTGTGGGGCATGTGTGCTGTTTGCAATAGCTGCGAATATGGCAAGTCTATGCCAGCCAATCGTCTCCTAAGGGATGAGCTGCAATTAGAAGCTGATGAAATTATGAGCGATCTACGTTACATGCAAGATTTATATATAGGCGAATCTGATATTTTAACTGAAACAATTGGGGATACTGAGGATACATTGTATGGTGGTAATATTAACAAGGCAATTAATATAAACTCAATGAAAAATCCCTGGAATATGGATATAAAGGAGAGTGACGGTCCGCAACAACAGGATCCCGAACAAGTTTCAATGCTGCAAAAAGTCAATCAATTAATAGAGGACTTATTAAAGCCCGAAAATACAGCAAAACTACCAAAAGAAACTGTTGAATACGATAATATCATTAAGGCATCGGAATTGGGTAATACTTGGAATTTGCCAGCAGAACACAGCCCAAGCCACACAAAAAACCTCTGGCAATTTAGCGAAGATGAAGATAACAATATTTGGCAACATAAACCCGTAATAGAAACCTTTGAGGGCTATGCAAAGGAAAAAGATGAAACATTTATGAAGCCcatgaaactattaaaacagGTGGGCGGATCTTTAAGTGAAGACGCTGAATATATGGAAACTTTAAATTGGGAACACGATAATTTGGCAAAAATATGGCGACAAACCACGATACCCACTGCCGCGCAAATAGAGGAAGCTTTTATGaagagtaaacaaaatgaaatggcaaataatattattaatgaaaatttgctAAAAGAGCAGCAGCAAGAGTATTCTTTGGAAGGTAGCCAAAAACTAGTAGaggaaaaaaatctaaaaaacttGCAAAATACCAGTGCAGTGACGCCACCCTCCACACTAACCGGTAACACATACAAAAGGGTGCAGCAGTTTTTGAATAATACAGCAGCGGCCAAATTAAAATTAGCCGCCAATCGCAAAAGACGTCATTCAGCTTCGCAAAATTTCTATCAGCAACAGCATTTGCAATACAGCGGcggtaacaacaacaataataataacaacaacaataacaatgatAATATAACCGATTTAAATGCCTATAAGCTAAAATTAAATGATACACTCAAACAAGCTAAggaacaacagcagcagcaggaaGTTTTACCgtataacaacagcaacaccaccaccaccaacaaCACGATAACCAGCAATGTGAACTTGGATGAACAGCCTACAAAGCAGACCATTATCACCTGTAAATATTGGACCACAGCCACCAATGGTACACAATCCTCTTTGGATTCAGCCGCAGCCGCCATGATGCTACTGGCAGCCGCCACAAATGCCAACAATGCTAATGAAATGTTAACAAACGCCACGGCCACGGCCAACACCTACGACCAAGAAGATGTTATGCTAGAAGAGAATATATTTGGTAATACCTTTTCTTGTCTTATCGATAAAAATGCCTCCATTTTGAAACATGTGACCATGATGACACGACCTCTAACACGTTGA